Proteins encoded together in one Marispirochaeta sp. window:
- a CDS encoding aldo/keto reductase, whose translation MQYNYLGPLKVSCFTLGTWSFAGGGIWGEREKNESIRIVHAAMDSGINLIDTAEGYGDGASESVLGEALTGRRDKVLLASKFMPQRISHPEDIRSVIEESLQRLKTDYIDLYQQHWPFTDTAFSQAEAEGVIARLIAEGKIRHFGVCNFGPGNLAESSLPIISAQIGYSLLFRAIEFEILPFLKEKKLGVLTYSALMQGLLSGKYNSPEEFPVGRRRTRHFSTENPNARHGEAGHEELVFRSIAACKSIADEAELTLPHCGIGWVLAQPGISTVIIGSGNEKQLSDNLRYVEEKLPADVLARLTEASEELKAAMGPNADLWQKDSRIQ comes from the coding sequence ATGCAATACAATTATTTAGGCCCACTCAAAGTTTCCTGTTTTACCCTTGGTACCTGGTCCTTTGCAGGCGGTGGTATATGGGGAGAGCGGGAAAAGAATGAATCCATTCGAATTGTCCATGCTGCCATGGATAGCGGGATAAACCTGATTGACACCGCCGAAGGTTATGGCGACGGGGCCAGTGAATCCGTTCTCGGTGAAGCCCTTACCGGGCGTCGAGACAAGGTTCTCCTGGCTTCGAAGTTTATGCCGCAAAGGATTTCTCATCCTGAAGACATACGCAGCGTTATCGAGGAGAGTCTCCAGCGTCTCAAAACAGACTATATTGATCTTTATCAGCAGCACTGGCCATTTACCGATACCGCGTTTTCTCAGGCAGAAGCGGAAGGAGTGATAGCCCGGCTTATAGCCGAGGGGAAGATCCGCCATTTTGGTGTATGTAATTTTGGCCCCGGGAACCTGGCGGAAAGCAGCCTTCCCATTATTAGCGCCCAGATAGGTTACAGTCTGCTGTTTCGGGCCATCGAGTTTGAGATTCTCCCCTTTCTGAAAGAAAAAAAACTCGGAGTCTTGACCTATAGCGCGCTTATGCAGGGATTGCTTTCGGGAAAATACAATTCTCCTGAGGAGTTCCCTGTCGGTCGACGGAGGACCCGTCACTTTTCCACGGAAAATCCCAACGCCCGGCACGGCGAAGCGGGACACGAAGAGCTTGTTTTCCGTAGCATCGCCGCCTGCAAGTCTATTGCCGACGAGGCAGAGCTCACGTTGCCTCATTGTGGTATCGGCTGGGTACTTGCGCAGCCAGGAATCTCCACGGTGATTATCGGTTCAGGTAATGAGAAGCAGCTTTCGGATAATCTGCGCTATGTAGAGGAAAAACTGCCTGCGGATGTTCTGGCAAGACTTACTGAAGCTTCTGAAGAACTAAAAGCCGCCATGGGCCCGAACGCCGATCTGTGGCAGAAAGACAGCCGCATCCAATGA
- a CDS encoding TRAP transporter large permease, with the protein METALFILFGFFGLMILGMPIGYSMLVTAIFTLKTFHNAIPLSIVPQRIFAGVNNFILLCIPFFMLAGEMMAITPLFEKLIKLFRAFLGHVKGGLSHVNIVVSMFFAGITGAATADTSAVGGLLIPAMEKDGYTRSYATAVTVSSSTIGVIIPPSNLMIVAALATSSSVAVLFMAGLVPGILSGLGQLVVSLIYAKRKGFPSAHRMDWKERVQVFWAGIPAIGIPVIIFGGILGGVFTPTEAAAMTVFYAVIVGIFLLRSFPSPQLLYKTLLTVVQRLGAVMLAVGAAMVLGWIFAIAQIPSAIGTWITSVTTNPILITAGMLVTFLVIGTFLDPLPAILIFTPIFLPIAQQIGMGKVHFTITMVFGFVIGLITPPVGSCLYVGAAISGLRVEQFIKDLVPFIVAISLVLLLVAFFPPIVEFVPNLMFE; encoded by the coding sequence ATGGAAACAGCGCTTTTTATACTCTTTGGCTTCTTCGGCCTTATGATACTGGGAATGCCCATCGGGTATTCCATGCTGGTAACGGCGATATTTACTTTGAAAACATTTCACAACGCCATACCTCTCTCTATTGTTCCCCAGAGAATTTTTGCCGGAGTGAACAACTTTATTTTGCTGTGTATTCCCTTTTTTATGCTTGCTGGTGAGATGATGGCCATTACCCCGCTCTTTGAAAAACTGATCAAGCTGTTTCGGGCTTTCCTTGGACATGTAAAAGGCGGGCTCTCCCATGTCAATATTGTGGTCAGTATGTTCTTTGCAGGTATTACCGGTGCAGCAACGGCGGACACCTCAGCGGTCGGGGGCCTTCTTATCCCTGCGATGGAGAAAGATGGCTATACACGAAGCTATGCCACGGCGGTGACCGTAAGCTCTTCTACAATCGGGGTTATTATTCCTCCCAGCAATTTGATGATTGTCGCCGCTCTGGCGACAAGTTCCTCCGTGGCGGTCCTCTTTATGGCGGGACTTGTTCCGGGAATCCTCTCCGGTCTGGGACAGCTGGTTGTCAGTCTAATTTATGCCAAGCGCAAGGGATTTCCTTCCGCTCACCGAATGGACTGGAAGGAGCGTGTGCAGGTGTTCTGGGCCGGGATCCCGGCGATTGGTATTCCGGTCATTATTTTTGGCGGTATTCTCGGTGGCGTTTTTACACCGACAGAGGCCGCGGCCATGACGGTGTTTTACGCCGTGATTGTTGGGATATTTCTGCTGCGGAGCTTTCCTTCGCCTCAGCTGCTGTACAAAACCCTGCTCACCGTAGTACAGCGCCTCGGGGCGGTCATGCTGGCGGTCGGTGCTGCCATGGTGCTGGGATGGATCTTCGCGATCGCTCAGATCCCCTCGGCGATCGGTACATGGATTACCTCCGTAACGACAAATCCAATTCTGATTACGGCGGGAATGCTGGTGACCTTTCTGGTTATCGGGACCTTTCTTGACCCTCTGCCGGCTATCCTGATTTTTACCCCGATATTTCTGCCAATCGCTCAGCAGATCGGCATGGGAAAGGTGCACTTTACCATTACCATGGTGTTTGGCTTTGTTATCGGTTTGATCACGCCGCCTGTGGGGTCCTGCCTGTATGTGGGAGCAGCGATAAGCGGGCTGCGGGTTGAGCAATTTATAAAGGACCTGGTTCCTTTTATTGTTGCCATCTCGCTGGTATTGCTCCTGGTCGCCTTTTTCCCTCCCATTGTAGAGTTTGTACCGAATCTTATGTTTGAATAA
- a CDS encoding glycyl radical protein, whose product MSISKRGQRLKEQIVSCTPSISAERAEIVTCCYKEYAYEDEQVRRARVVEAVLDQKSLYMLEGDLLVGNQAPRPRCAEVFPEFSTRWILKELDEFEKRNSDIFTVDDETKERLREILPWWEGKSVQDRTLQILPPNIEAANRELVFILTSLSSGVGHIAVNYERCIRFGLRKIIDESCRLEESLKIDRQADIEQRDFYRSVRIVCESLIRFAGRFQAYVTELATVERNPERRAELYEVARICSRVPEQPARSFHEALQSFWFVHLVLQIESNGHSISPGRFDQYMYPYYREDLDSGRLTRTGARELLENLWIKMNELMKLRDLTGSKAFGGYPLFQNLIVGGLDTNGRDSSNELSYLCMEVTRELKLPQPSVSVRWHAGTPRRFMTEAAAVVKGGFGMPAFFNDEVIVPMMLDMGYSFDEARNYAEVGCVEPQAAGTTEGYYPSGFMNLSKVLELTLNNGVNPMSGTRLGPETGTDFSGFEDFYQAYLQQLGFFCDLMADAINIIDSVQGKYVPTPFSSCFVDDCLTSGTDVRRGGAKYNFSSPNVVALANVADALMVMKEAVFKEKKVSYDDLRRILHENFEGNEALRQRFLRDYPKYGNDNDEVDTFAGEIARFLDQCFRQRKNVRGGCFFVGLQSISAHALFVNSLGATPDGRMMEMLLADGGCSPAQGRDRRGPTAIACSVAKIDHFKVPNGTLLNIKLNPSLLETPTGIDNLISLIEAYFTMKGQHVQFNVVSSDILRAAQKSPEEYGDLVVRVAGFSVYFVAIDRILQEDIIRRTEQTAF is encoded by the coding sequence ATGAGTATCAGTAAGCGTGGTCAACGCCTCAAGGAACAGATAGTCAGCTGTACACCCTCGATTTCCGCTGAGCGGGCCGAGATTGTCACTTGCTGCTATAAAGAGTACGCGTACGAGGACGAGCAGGTCCGCAGAGCCAGGGTTGTGGAAGCGGTCCTCGACCAGAAGTCCCTCTATATGCTGGAAGGGGACCTGCTTGTGGGGAACCAGGCACCCCGGCCCCGCTGCGCCGAGGTTTTTCCTGAGTTTTCTACCCGCTGGATACTGAAAGAGCTCGATGAGTTCGAGAAGCGGAATTCCGATATCTTCACCGTTGACGATGAGACCAAGGAACGGCTGCGGGAAATCCTTCCCTGGTGGGAGGGTAAATCCGTTCAGGACAGGACCCTGCAGATACTTCCGCCGAATATTGAAGCGGCGAACCGGGAACTGGTGTTTATCCTCACTTCCCTTTCCAGCGGGGTCGGACATATTGCCGTCAATTATGAACGCTGTATCCGTTTTGGATTACGGAAGATCATCGACGAATCCTGCCGGCTGGAGGAATCTCTGAAGATTGACCGCCAGGCAGATATTGAGCAGCGGGATTTTTACCGTTCCGTGCGCATAGTCTGCGAGTCGCTTATCCGATTTGCCGGACGCTTTCAGGCCTATGTAACAGAATTGGCGACGGTGGAAAGGAACCCGGAGCGCCGGGCGGAGCTTTATGAAGTCGCCCGCATCTGCTCGCGGGTTCCGGAACAGCCTGCCCGGAGCTTTCATGAAGCCCTGCAGTCCTTCTGGTTCGTTCATCTTGTGCTGCAGATTGAATCCAACGGCCACAGCATCTCCCCCGGAAGGTTCGATCAGTATATGTATCCTTATTATCGCGAGGATCTGGACAGCGGCCGGCTAACCCGGACCGGAGCCCGGGAGCTGCTGGAAAATCTCTGGATTAAAATGAACGAGCTCATGAAGCTGCGGGACCTGACCGGCTCCAAGGCTTTTGGAGGGTATCCCCTTTTTCAGAACCTGATAGTCGGTGGCCTGGACACAAACGGCAGAGATTCTTCAAACGAGCTTTCCTACCTCTGCATGGAGGTTACCCGGGAACTCAAGCTTCCCCAGCCGTCCGTTTCCGTGCGTTGGCACGCTGGAACGCCCCGTCGTTTTATGACCGAGGCGGCCGCGGTGGTTAAGGGTGGCTTTGGCATGCCGGCATTTTTTAACGATGAGGTCATTGTCCCCATGATGCTCGACATGGGGTACAGCTTCGATGAGGCACGAAACTACGCCGAGGTCGGCTGTGTGGAGCCGCAGGCGGCGGGCACAACGGAAGGCTATTATCCTTCCGGTTTTATGAACCTGAGCAAGGTGCTGGAATTGACCCTGAACAACGGTGTAAATCCTATGAGCGGGACCCGCCTTGGCCCGGAAACCGGAACGGATTTTTCCGGTTTTGAAGATTTCTACCAGGCCTATCTGCAGCAGCTGGGCTTTTTTTGCGATCTGATGGCGGATGCAATCAACATCATCGACTCCGTGCAGGGGAAGTATGTTCCCACCCCCTTCAGCTCCTGTTTCGTTGACGACTGTCTGACTTCCGGTACGGATGTACGCCGGGGGGGAGCAAAATATAACTTTTCGTCTCCCAATGTGGTTGCTCTGGCTAATGTCGCAGATGCATTGATGGTCATGAAGGAGGCGGTCTTCAAGGAAAAAAAGGTCTCCTATGATGATCTACGACGGATCCTGCACGAGAATTTTGAAGGAAACGAAGCTCTGCGGCAGCGTTTTTTACGGGATTATCCCAAATACGGGAATGACAATGATGAGGTGGATACCTTCGCCGGGGAGATAGCCCGCTTTCTGGACCAGTGTTTTCGACAGCGGAAGAATGTACGGGGAGGGTGTTTCTTCGTGGGGCTTCAGAGTATTTCTGCTCATGCACTGTTTGTTAACTCCCTGGGGGCTACTCCCGACGGCAGAATGATGGAGATGCTCCTCGCCGACGGCGGCTGCTCCCCCGCCCAGGGCCGGGACAGGCGTGGGCCAACGGCAATTGCGTGTTCAGTGGCCAAAATCGATCACTTTAAGGTACCCAATGGTACGCTTTTAAACATCAAGCTGAACCCGTCCCTGCTGGAGACTCCCACGGGGATCGATAATCTGATCTCCCTGATCGAGGCCTATTTTACGATGAAGGGACAGCATGTTCAGTTTAATGTCGTGAGCTCGGATATTCTGCGGGCGGCACAAAAGTCCCCTGAAGAGTATGGTGATCTGGTAGTACGGGTGGCGGGATTCAGCGTCTACTTTGTGGCTATTGACCGGATTCTGCAGGAGGACATTATTCGGCGGACGGAGCAGACCGCGTTTTGA
- a CDS encoding TRAP transporter small permease — MLNENPLRKAFSVLNKIIEVTSVVILVLVSLVVFYSVLLRYVFKSPLAWSEEVARYMFIWMVFLGFSIAEKSGDHFRIEVFIEMVTPKVRLIIEIFLNILIFYALFVLFQEGMNYYQQGKSGLSTILEMPLNLIYIALPISMVLTFMNRIDTAQKQIRALLSQIKGEAETQNT; from the coding sequence ATGTTGAACGAGAATCCGCTGAGAAAAGCATTCAGCGTATTGAATAAAATCATAGAGGTGACATCGGTAGTTATTCTTGTGCTCGTGAGCCTGGTGGTGTTTTATTCAGTACTGCTGCGCTACGTGTTTAAGAGTCCCCTCGCCTGGTCCGAAGAGGTGGCAAGATACATGTTTATCTGGATGGTCTTCCTCGGCTTCTCCATAGCCGAAAAGAGCGGCGACCATTTCCGGATTGAAGTATTCATTGAAATGGTAACCCCAAAGGTCCGGCTGATCATTGAAATTTTCCTCAATATTCTTATTTTTTACGCCCTGTTCGTATTATTCCAGGAAGGAATGAACTATTACCAGCAGGGAAAAAGTGGGTTATCCACTATCCTCGAAATGCCGCTGAACCTTATCTATATCGCCCTGCCGATATCCATGGTTCTGACATTTATGAACAGGATTGATACCGCACAAAAACAGATACGCGCGCTCCTGTCCCAAATCAAGGGCGAAGCGGAAACGCAAAATACATAG
- a CDS encoding LacI family DNA-binding transcriptional regulator, with product MAKVTIKDIAKELGVSYTTVSRALTNRAGVNALTRQRIVEEAHRMGYQPNILARGLVTQRTDTIGLLVPDITNPFSAEVARGVENAAQEYGLTLILGDTNHSPGLESQYIRRLASNRVDGLLVMPVSSHAENDINDTGIPTVILNTKNTFFETSFVTIDHELGGYLATKHLLELGYRSVAIVGGKITNEAYQDRLVGYKSALQHFGIPYDANLIFSDSAASNNTVRKAVEILKTGSGPDAFFATNDIIALDLLRELKGLPDNLGSGIGVIGFDDIPIASFPEIELSTMAQPKYVLGRTAVEILVQKIKTAQSDQVQRVILPPELIVRKTVRD from the coding sequence GTGGCTAAGGTTACTATAAAGGATATTGCGAAGGAGCTAGGGGTCTCATATACAACTGTCTCACGGGCCTTGACGAACAGAGCCGGGGTAAATGCCCTTACGCGGCAGCGTATTGTTGAAGAAGCGCATCGCATGGGGTATCAACCCAACATCCTGGCCAGGGGCCTGGTAACGCAGCGGACTGATACAATCGGTTTGCTTGTCCCTGACATAACCAACCCCTTTTCTGCGGAAGTTGCCCGGGGTGTGGAGAACGCGGCCCAGGAATACGGCCTAACTCTGATTCTGGGAGACACAAATCACTCACCCGGTTTGGAGAGCCAGTACATCAGGCGCCTGGCTTCAAACAGAGTCGATGGTTTGCTGGTTATGCCCGTTTCCTCCCACGCCGAGAATGATATTAACGATACAGGCATTCCGACGGTGATTCTCAACACGAAGAATACCTTCTTTGAAACGAGTTTCGTGACTATCGATCATGAGCTCGGTGGGTACCTGGCTACCAAGCATCTGCTGGAGTTGGGGTACAGGAGCGTTGCCATTGTCGGAGGAAAGATCACCAATGAGGCCTACCAGGACCGGCTGGTGGGGTATAAAAGTGCCCTGCAGCATTTCGGCATTCCCTATGACGCCAATCTCATCTTCAGCGACTCCGCCGCCTCGAACAATACTGTACGCAAGGCGGTGGAAATACTCAAGACGGGATCCGGCCCGGACGCCTTTTTTGCCACCAACGATATAATCGCTCTGGACCTGTTGCGGGAGCTCAAGGGTCTTCCGGATAATCTTGGTTCTGGTATTGGTGTTATCGGCTTTGATGATATTCCGATTGCGTCGTTTCCAGAGATAGAGCTGTCGACTATGGCACAGCCGAAATATGTCCTTGGTCGGACGGCGGTGGAGATCCTTGTACAGAAGATAAAAACAGCCCAGAGCGATCAGGTCCAGCGTGTCATATTGCCCCCGGAACTTATAGTGAGAAAAACCGTCAGGGATTGA
- a CDS encoding TRAP transporter substrate-binding protein → MKRIVVLLLLVTLAAGSVFAGGQGDGASAEGKDAGVIKMTMATSQPPEGGFMGEMPFKLAEYLKEESGGRIELTVHHSGSLSSNERELLEMAQAGTVDFAMGATTYVLGWSESFKIFDLPFLFDSVDHFDRVVFGEVGDILREECLDDNVVLLGQIIPGFRSIFTAKKEIRTIEDLKGLKIRSMESPVYVEMFKRLGMLPTPMPSSELYTSLQTGVVDAGENDPASVVSWGWIDVIKYYMLNRHTLSSNALFIGKARFDSLSPDLQDAVMRASERAVRYQFDYIQGAWEDSMKMIRDKGITVVELSDAELAKFRDRVSPMVDEYAKEIPNNLVQKVKDAR, encoded by the coding sequence ATGAAACGGATTGTAGTGTTACTTCTTCTGGTAACCCTGGCAGCAGGCTCAGTCTTTGCCGGAGGACAGGGAGACGGCGCTTCGGCGGAAGGAAAAGACGCCGGGGTAATCAAAATGACCATGGCGACCAGCCAGCCCCCCGAGGGTGGATTTATGGGAGAAATGCCCTTTAAGCTGGCTGAATATCTGAAGGAGGAGTCCGGCGGCAGAATTGAACTTACGGTGCACCATTCAGGTTCTTTGAGCTCCAACGAACGTGAGCTTCTTGAGATGGCTCAGGCGGGAACAGTAGATTTTGCCATGGGCGCGACCACCTACGTACTTGGGTGGTCTGAATCTTTCAAGATCTTCGACCTGCCCTTCCTTTTTGACAGTGTCGACCATTTTGACAGGGTTGTTTTTGGTGAAGTCGGGGACATCCTCCGGGAAGAGTGTCTTGATGACAATGTGGTGCTTCTCGGACAGATTATTCCCGGTTTCCGCAGTATCTTTACCGCGAAAAAAGAGATCAGGACTATCGAAGATCTTAAAGGTTTGAAAATACGCAGCATGGAGAGTCCTGTCTATGTAGAGATGTTCAAGCGTCTCGGTATGCTCCCCACCCCCATGCCCTCCTCTGAGCTGTATACCTCTCTTCAGACCGGTGTAGTCGATGCCGGCGAGAACGACCCTGCCAGTGTTGTCAGCTGGGGCTGGATCGATGTAATCAAGTACTACATGCTGAACAGACACACTTTGAGTTCCAACGCCCTGTTTATCGGCAAAGCCCGCTTTGACTCCCTGTCTCCCGATCTTCAGGACGCTGTCATGAGGGCTTCCGAACGGGCGGTACGCTACCAGTTCGACTATATCCAGGGCGCCTGGGAAGATTCCATGAAGATGATCCGGGATAAGGGAATTACGGTTGTAGAACTGAGCGATGCTGAGCTGGCAAAATTCCGTGACCGGGTTTCCCCAATGGTTGATGAATACGCGAAAGAGATTCCTAACAATCTGGTACAGAAAGTCAAAGACGCTAGGTAA
- a CDS encoding 5-formyltetrahydrofolate cyclo-ligase — translation MEKKEKIRKEIKAALLGLSEREKLRQEREVQSLLLADPLWNSCKWVFGFLPMGHEFNLEPILQSALDSGRRVALPRVEKKRLQFHEINSLNGPWILHAYGMREPGADTPRTAADQLAADGLLIIVPGLAFDRRGYRVGYGGGFYDRLLSDVPENVVTVSCIFREQLVRELPVEPHDRTVRRLVFSAEK, via the coding sequence ATGGAAAAAAAAGAGAAAATCCGCAAAGAAATAAAAGCAGCCCTGCTGGGCTTATCTGAAAGAGAAAAACTCAGGCAGGAAAGAGAGGTCCAGTCATTGCTCCTGGCTGACCCTCTCTGGAACTCCTGCAAATGGGTGTTCGGATTTCTTCCCATGGGACACGAGTTTAATCTGGAACCGATTCTTCAGTCTGCCCTGGATTCGGGCAGACGGGTCGCGCTTCCGCGGGTCGAGAAAAAGCGCCTGCAGTTCCATGAGATTAATAGTCTTAACGGACCCTGGATTCTTCATGCTTACGGCATGCGTGAACCCGGCGCTGACACGCCGCGGACAGCAGCTGATCAACTGGCCGCAGACGGTCTGCTGATCATTGTCCCGGGTCTCGCGTTTGACCGGAGGGGCTACAGGGTGGGCTACGGCGGCGGGTTTTATGACCGTTTGTTATCTGATGTACCGGAGAATGTTGTGACTGTGAGCTGTATTTTCAGGGAGCAGTTGGTGCGGGAACTTCCTGTTGAGCCTCATGACAGGACGGTCCGGAGACTGGTGTTTTCTGCAGAAAAATAA
- a CDS encoding cyclophilin-like fold protein codes for MKVIISVAGHELEAELFDTALGREVAGILPISGNASPWGDELYFSMPISPEVEKPQVDMEVGDLAYWPPANAFCIFYGPTPASTGEKPRIASEGEVFGRIIGDATILKGNRGGKVEVRAT; via the coding sequence ATGAAGGTTATTATTTCTGTTGCAGGACATGAACTGGAAGCCGAGCTATTTGATACTGCCCTTGGGCGGGAAGTGGCTGGAATTCTTCCCATAAGCGGTAATGCCTCTCCCTGGGGGGATGAGCTCTATTTTTCAATGCCCATCTCCCCTGAAGTAGAAAAGCCGCAGGTTGATATGGAGGTAGGCGATCTTGCCTATTGGCCTCCGGCAAACGCTTTCTGTATTTTCTACGGGCCAACCCCTGCCAGTACCGGGGAGAAACCCCGAATTGCCAGTGAAGGCGAGGTTTTCGGACGAATCATTGGCGATGCTACCATATTAAAAGGAAACAGGGGCGGTAAAGTTGAGGTCCGGGCTACGTAA
- the larA gene encoding nickel-dependent lactate racemase, with protein sequence MQKTDLPFGSKHIGFELPDEVEILSMGSPVALENPAQKIQNALDQSIGSPGIDEIIRKKKEKTDDPTAVIVISDNTRPVPYTGEQGILWPIVDRLLKQGVKGGEITVLVATGMHRGLTEDEISKMIDPRVLEAGVRIKNHNCKNDQGLSYLGTTARGSEIYINKLYMESDIRILTGLVESHFMAGASGGRKSICPGLIGEESTFVFHGAPMMAHPNTTDLLLEGNPCHEESFEVASKAGTDYIVNVTLDHQFKVTGVFAGELKAAHEAAVEHLKSYTAVPYEGEYDIVLSHGGFVGINHYQVAKAGTVAARIIKPGGHVIMLANNTDTDSIGSLAYKTVLQILTLSGPEAVEKILLSSDWTFIPEQWQVQMWTRLFQKIPIDHFYYYSPQFGDAEYELTAGSRLSELAGITESGDPETLVPKLIRAGIEKLKQRYTGSDKPRIAYLKDGPYGIPL encoded by the coding sequence ATGCAGAAAACTGATCTGCCCTTTGGCAGTAAACATATCGGGTTTGAGCTTCCCGACGAGGTCGAAATCCTCAGTATGGGAAGTCCCGTAGCCCTTGAAAACCCGGCGCAGAAAATCCAGAATGCTCTGGATCAGTCAATCGGCAGTCCGGGAATTGACGAAATCATCCGCAAAAAGAAGGAAAAAACCGATGATCCCACCGCGGTAATCGTTATTTCTGATAATACCAGGCCGGTCCCCTACACTGGTGAGCAGGGGATCCTCTGGCCTATTGTGGATCGTCTTTTGAAGCAGGGCGTAAAGGGCGGAGAAATCACCGTCCTGGTTGCAACCGGTATGCACCGGGGGCTGACAGAAGACGAGATTTCAAAGATGATCGATCCCCGTGTCCTGGAAGCAGGGGTTCGGATAAAGAATCATAACTGTAAGAACGACCAGGGCCTCAGCTATCTTGGAACCACTGCCCGGGGCAGTGAGATTTATATCAACAAACTCTACATGGAGAGCGATATCAGAATCCTCACCGGTCTGGTGGAGAGCCACTTTATGGCTGGAGCTTCCGGCGGGCGAAAATCAATTTGTCCCGGTCTTATCGGTGAAGAGAGCACCTTTGTGTTTCACGGTGCACCGATGATGGCTCATCCGAACACCACAGACCTTCTGCTTGAAGGAAACCCCTGTCACGAGGAGTCCTTCGAGGTCGCCAGTAAGGCAGGCACAGACTATATAGTAAACGTAACCCTGGACCATCAGTTCAAGGTGACCGGTGTATTTGCCGGGGAGCTGAAGGCCGCCCACGAAGCTGCGGTGGAACACCTGAAAAGCTATACCGCTGTTCCTTACGAGGGGGAGTACGATATCGTGCTGAGCCATGGCGGTTTTGTGGGGATCAACCACTATCAGGTGGCCAAGGCAGGGACCGTTGCAGCCAGGATCATTAAGCCCGGCGGGCATGTTATAATGCTGGCAAACAATACCGACACCGACTCCATAGGCAGCCTCGCGTACAAAACGGTTCTGCAGATTCTTACCCTCAGCGGCCCGGAGGCCGTGGAAAAGATCCTGCTGTCCTCCGACTGGACCTTTATTCCTGAGCAGTGGCAGGTGCAGATGTGGACCCGGCTTTTCCAAAAGATACCCATCGACCACTTTTACTACTACAGCCCTCAGTTCGGGGATGCTGAATACGAATTGACCGCGGGTTCCCGGCTGTCGGAACTTGCCGGTATTACAGAGTCCGGAGACCCGGAAACTCTGGTACCGAAACTCATACGTGCCGGAATTGAGAAGCTGAAACAGCGTTATACGGGGTCTGATAAGCCGCGAATTGCCTATCTGAAAGACGGCCCCTATGGAATCCCTTTATAG